The Mycolicibacterium boenickei genome has a segment encoding these proteins:
- a CDS encoding oleate hydratase, which yields MYYSSGNYEAFARPRKPQGVEDKTAWFVGAGLASMSSAVFMIRDGQLPGNKITILERLKLPGGALDGIKEPEKGFVIRGGREMEDHMECLWDLFRTIPSLEIEGASVLDEFYWLNKDDPNYSLCRATENRGQDAHTDNKFALNAKAQKDIVKVFLATREELENKRINEVFGKDFLDSNFWLYWRTMFAFEEWHSALEMKLYIHRFIHHIKGLPDLSALKFTKYNQYESLVLPMYKWLLEQGVTFHFDTEVTDIDFDITADRKQATRIHWIKDGQPGGVDLGPNDLVLTTIGSLTENSDDGDHHTPAKLNTGPAPAWDLWRRIAAKDPSFGRPDVFGAHIPETKWESATVTTLDHRIPEYIQKICKRDPFSGKVVTGGIVTARDSKWLMSWTVNRQPHFKQQPSDQIVVWVYGLFVDTPGDYVKKSLSECTGEEITQEWLYHLGVPESDIPELAANGAKTVPVMMPYVTSFFMPRQAGDRPAVVPEGAVNFAFIGQFAETTRDCIFTTEYSVRTGMEAAYQLLGIDRGVPEVFNSTYDVRKLISGTVHLRDGKEVDLPVPEIIRKRVIGKITDNEIGELLAEYGLIPGNG from the coding sequence ATGTATTACAGCAGTGGCAATTACGAAGCATTCGCACGCCCCCGCAAACCGCAGGGCGTAGAAGACAAGACCGCGTGGTTCGTCGGCGCCGGTTTGGCATCGATGTCGTCGGCGGTCTTCATGATCCGCGACGGACAACTCCCCGGCAACAAGATCACCATCCTCGAGCGGCTGAAGCTGCCCGGCGGCGCCCTCGACGGCATCAAGGAGCCGGAGAAGGGCTTCGTGATCCGCGGTGGCCGCGAGATGGAAGACCACATGGAATGCCTGTGGGACCTGTTCCGGACCATCCCCTCGCTCGAGATCGAGGGCGCCAGCGTGCTCGACGAGTTCTACTGGCTCAACAAGGACGATCCGAACTACAGCCTGTGCCGGGCCACCGAGAACCGCGGCCAGGATGCCCACACCGACAACAAGTTCGCGCTCAACGCCAAGGCGCAGAAGGACATCGTCAAGGTGTTCCTCGCGACCCGCGAAGAGCTGGAGAACAAGCGCATCAACGAGGTCTTCGGTAAAGACTTCCTGGACAGCAACTTCTGGCTGTACTGGCGCACCATGTTCGCGTTCGAAGAGTGGCACAGCGCGCTGGAGATGAAGCTGTACATCCACCGCTTCATCCACCACATCAAGGGCCTGCCGGATCTGTCGGCGCTGAAGTTCACCAAGTACAACCAGTACGAGTCGCTCGTCCTGCCGATGTACAAATGGCTGCTGGAGCAGGGGGTGACCTTCCACTTCGATACCGAGGTCACCGACATCGACTTCGACATCACCGCGGACCGCAAGCAGGCCACCAGGATTCACTGGATCAAGGACGGTCAGCCGGGTGGGGTCGACCTCGGCCCGAACGACCTGGTGCTCACCACCATCGGCTCGCTGACCGAGAACTCCGACGACGGTGACCACCACACACCGGCCAAACTCAACACCGGGCCCGCGCCGGCGTGGGACCTGTGGCGCCGGATCGCGGCGAAGGATCCGTCGTTCGGACGCCCCGATGTCTTCGGCGCCCACATCCCAGAGACGAAATGGGAATCGGCGACCGTCACCACCCTGGATCACCGCATCCCCGAATACATCCAGAAGATCTGTAAGCGGGATCCGTTCTCCGGCAAGGTGGTTACCGGTGGCATCGTGACCGCCCGCGACTCGAAGTGGCTGATGAGCTGGACCGTCAACCGGCAGCCGCACTTCAAGCAGCAGCCGTCCGACCAGATCGTGGTGTGGGTGTACGGGTTGTTCGTCGACACCCCGGGCGACTACGTCAAGAAGTCACTGAGCGAGTGCACCGGCGAGGAGATCACCCAGGAATGGCTGTATCACCTCGGCGTGCCGGAATCCGACATTCCTGAGCTGGCCGCCAACGGCGCCAAGACCGTGCCCGTGATGATGCCGTACGTGACGTCGTTCTTCATGCCGCGGCAGGCGGGCGACCGTCCCGCCGTCGTCCCGGAAGGCGCGGTGAACTTCGCGTTCATCGGTCAGTTCGCCGAGACCACCCGCGACTGCATCTTCACCACCGAGTACTCGGTGCGCACCGGGATGGAAGCGGCGTATCAGCTGCTGGGCATCGACCGCGGGGTGCCCGAGGTGTTCAACTCCACCTACGACGTCCGCAAGCTGATCTCCGGAACGGTGCATCTGCGGGACGGCAAGGAGGTCGACCTGCCGGTCCCGGAGATCATCCGCAAGCGCGTGATCGGCAAGATCACCGACAACGAGATCGGTGAACTGCTGGCCGAATACGGCTTGATCCCCGGCAACGGCTGA
- a CDS encoding 3-hydroxyacyl-CoA dehydrogenase — MTNSIKKVTVLGTGVLGSQIAFQSAFKGFTVTAYDINDKVLEAAKGRFDKLAETYANEVPDARDGKAQDALSRLTLTSDLAAAVADADLVIEAIPEILDLKRETYQKLATLAPAKTIFATNSSTLLPSDLKDSTGRPDKFLALHFANRVWQFNTAEIMGTTDTDPAVFAAVVEFAKAIGMVPVELHKEKAGYVLNSLLVPFLNAAAELAAGGYADPSAVDDTWRIATGAPVGPFQIYDIIGLTTPYNIMANGDAEAQKLAAWLKENYIDKGKLGLATGEGFYKYN, encoded by the coding sequence GTGACCAACTCCATCAAGAAGGTGACCGTGCTCGGAACCGGCGTGCTCGGTTCCCAGATCGCGTTCCAATCCGCGTTCAAAGGCTTCACCGTCACGGCCTACGACATCAACGACAAAGTCCTCGAGGCGGCCAAGGGTCGGTTCGACAAGCTGGCCGAAACCTACGCCAACGAGGTGCCCGACGCCCGCGACGGCAAGGCCCAGGATGCGTTGAGCCGGCTCACGCTGACCTCCGATCTCGCCGCGGCCGTGGCCGACGCCGACCTGGTCATCGAGGCGATCCCCGAGATCCTCGATCTCAAGCGGGAGACCTATCAGAAGCTGGCCACGCTCGCGCCGGCCAAGACCATCTTCGCCACCAACTCCTCGACGCTGCTGCCCAGTGATCTCAAGGATTCCACCGGCAGGCCCGACAAGTTCCTGGCGCTGCACTTCGCGAACCGCGTGTGGCAGTTCAACACCGCCGAGATCATGGGCACCACCGACACCGACCCGGCCGTGTTCGCCGCGGTGGTCGAGTTCGCCAAGGCCATCGGGATGGTCCCGGTCGAACTGCACAAGGAGAAGGCGGGCTACGTCCTCAACTCACTTCTGGTGCCGTTCCTCAACGCCGCGGCCGAGCTCGCGGCGGGCGGCTACGCCGACCCCAGCGCGGTCGACGACACCTGGCGGATCGCCACCGGCGCACCGGTCGGCCCGTTCCAGATCTACGACATCATCGGCCTGACGACGCCGTACAACATCATGGCCAACGGAGACGCCGAAGCTCAGAAGCTCGCTGCGTGGCTCAAAGAGAACTACATCGACAAAGGCAAGTTGGGCCTCGCCACCGGCGAGGGCTTCTACAAGTACAACTGA
- a CDS encoding TetR/AcrR family transcriptional regulator, whose amino-acid sequence MTGRRTRNMQDKQQRIFAAASSLFDAHGFEPVTVAQIAEAADVAAGTLFRYASSKAELLLMVYNDQFRQAIETGMRNAADIDDPSAAVFAMVAPVITEAARQPDNATAYQRELLFGSPTERFRAEGLDHVKRLEDAIAARLLRCRSADPTTDTELQANADRAARSVFAALHLLVAQPSTGVKWGADGAHELLQQINQIVLGFLAATTPREGEPS is encoded by the coding sequence ATGACCGGCCGTCGGACGCGCAACATGCAGGACAAGCAACAGCGGATCTTCGCCGCGGCGAGTTCACTGTTCGACGCGCACGGGTTCGAGCCCGTCACCGTGGCCCAGATCGCCGAGGCCGCCGATGTCGCGGCCGGGACCCTGTTCCGCTACGCCTCATCGAAAGCCGAACTGCTGCTGATGGTCTACAACGACCAGTTCCGGCAGGCGATCGAGACCGGCATGCGCAACGCGGCCGATATCGACGACCCGAGCGCGGCGGTGTTCGCGATGGTGGCGCCCGTCATCACCGAGGCCGCACGTCAGCCGGACAACGCGACGGCCTACCAACGCGAGCTGCTGTTCGGGTCTCCCACCGAACGTTTCCGCGCCGAGGGCCTCGACCACGTCAAACGCCTCGAAGATGCGATCGCCGCGCGCCTGCTGCGCTGCCGCTCGGCCGATCCGACCACCGACACCGAGTTGCAGGCCAACGCGGACCGCGCCGCCAGAAGTGTCTTCGCGGCCCTGCATCTCTTGGTGGCCCAACCCTCTACCGGCGTGAAGTGGGGCGCCGACGGTGCTCACGAACTGCTCCAGCAGATCAACCAGATCGTGCTGGGGTTCCTGGCAGCCACAACACCACGAGAAGGAGAACCATCGTGA
- a CDS encoding ABC transporter permease, protein MSVFVDIVPPEAETGPPRPAAASNRWRALLTRSALPLLSVVVFFAVWQAVAWAGIWNQTFVPYPSTVWRAFIDVSTTHDGARGYAGYLLYEHLYMTLRRVLAGVVIGVVVGVGLGLLMGSVGWLRSVLEPWLTFLRALPPLAYFFLLVIWLGIDEAPKITLLALAALPPAAVATTAAVVAAPVGLQEAARALGATRAQVIRDVVVPSALPETFTGIRLAVGMAYSSVVAAELFNGIPGIGGLVKDASNYNNTPVVLVGIFAIGISGLVIDGGLRAVERRAVPWRGKI, encoded by the coding sequence GTGTCTGTGTTCGTCGACATCGTTCCCCCTGAGGCCGAAACCGGCCCCCCACGTCCTGCCGCCGCGTCCAACCGATGGCGGGCCCTGCTCACCCGCTCCGCGTTGCCGCTGCTGTCGGTCGTGGTGTTCTTCGCGGTGTGGCAGGCCGTGGCCTGGGCCGGGATCTGGAATCAGACGTTCGTGCCGTACCCGTCGACGGTCTGGCGCGCGTTCATCGACGTCTCCACCACCCATGACGGGGCCCGCGGTTACGCGGGATACCTGCTCTACGAGCACCTCTATATGACGCTGCGCCGCGTGCTGGCCGGTGTCGTCATCGGTGTGGTGGTCGGCGTCGGACTCGGCCTGCTCATGGGGTCCGTCGGCTGGCTGCGCAGCGTCCTCGAACCATGGCTGACGTTCCTGCGCGCCCTGCCGCCGCTGGCCTACTTCTTCCTGCTGGTGATCTGGCTCGGCATCGACGAAGCACCCAAGATCACGCTGCTCGCCCTGGCCGCACTGCCGCCGGCCGCGGTGGCCACCACGGCCGCCGTCGTCGCCGCACCGGTCGGGCTGCAGGAAGCGGCCCGGGCGCTGGGGGCAACCCGCGCGCAGGTCATCCGTGACGTCGTGGTGCCGTCGGCGCTGCCGGAAACCTTCACCGGCATCCGGCTGGCCGTCGGGATGGCGTACTCGTCGGTGGTGGCCGCCGAACTGTTCAACGGCATCCCCGGTATCGGCGGATTGGTCAAGGACGCAAGCAATTACAACAACACGCCGGTCGTGCTGGTCGGGATCTTCGCCATCGGGATCTCGGGTCTGGTGATCGACGGAGGTTTGCGGGCTGTGGAGCGACGGGCTGTGCCATGGAGAGGAAAGATTTGA
- a CDS encoding taurine ABC transporter substrate-binding protein, translating to MRFKGVLAAFAITAVAVSGCAVDHSGQSSEKPTIRIGYQSFPSGDLIVKNNKWLEEALPDYNIKWTKFDSGADVNTAFIAKELDFGALGSSPVARGLSAPLNIPYQVAFVLDVAGDNEALVARDGAGVNSIADLRGKRVATPFASTAHYSLLAALAQNGLSPSDVQLIDLQPQAILAAWERGDIAAAYSWLPTLDQLRKTGKDLITSRQLAKDGKPTLDLAAVSDDFSAAHPEVVDIWRQQQARALNVIKNDPQAAAKAIAAEVGLSPEDVAGQLKQGVYLTPAEVASPEWLGTDGTPGNIAANLQSASQFLADQKQIPEAAPLQVLKDAIYTKGLPDVIAKQ from the coding sequence TTGAGATTCAAAGGCGTACTAGCTGCATTTGCGATAACGGCAGTGGCCGTGTCCGGCTGCGCGGTGGACCACTCCGGGCAAAGCTCCGAGAAGCCCACCATTCGCATTGGCTACCAGTCTTTCCCGAGCGGGGATCTGATCGTCAAGAACAACAAGTGGCTCGAAGAGGCACTGCCCGACTACAACATCAAGTGGACCAAGTTCGACTCGGGTGCCGACGTGAACACCGCGTTCATCGCCAAGGAGCTGGACTTCGGCGCCCTGGGTTCGAGTCCGGTGGCCCGCGGCTTGTCGGCCCCGCTGAACATTCCGTACCAGGTGGCCTTCGTGCTCGACGTCGCCGGTGACAACGAGGCCCTGGTGGCCCGTGACGGCGCCGGGGTCAACTCGATCGCCGACCTGCGCGGCAAGCGTGTCGCCACGCCGTTCGCGTCGACCGCGCATTACAGTCTGCTGGCTGCCTTGGCGCAGAACGGCTTGTCGCCCAGCGATGTTCAGCTGATCGACCTGCAGCCGCAGGCCATCCTGGCGGCCTGGGAGCGCGGCGACATCGCCGCGGCCTACAGCTGGTTGCCCACCCTGGATCAGCTGCGCAAGACCGGCAAGGATCTGATCACCAGCCGGCAGCTGGCCAAGGACGGCAAGCCGACACTGGACCTGGCTGCGGTGTCCGACGACTTCTCCGCCGCTCACCCCGAGGTCGTCGACATCTGGCGCCAGCAGCAGGCCCGTGCGCTGAACGTGATCAAGAACGACCCGCAGGCCGCCGCCAAGGCGATCGCGGCCGAGGTCGGCCTCAGCCCCGAAGATGTTGCGGGACAACTGAAGCAGGGTGTCTACCTGACGCCGGCCGAGGTGGCTTCGCCCGAGTGGCTGGGTACCGACGGCACACCGGGCAACATCGCGGCCAATCTGCAGAGCGCATCGCAGTTCCTGGCTGATCAGAAGCAGATCCCCGAGGCTGCGCCGCTGCAGGTCCTCAAAGACGCCATCTATACGAAGGGGTTGCCGGATGTCATCGCCAAGCAGTGA
- a CDS encoding ABC transporter ATP-binding protein, with amino-acid sequence MSSPSSDAPGGLKIKNVAHRYGRGSDEVTALGPLDLHVEPGSFLVLVGASGCGKSTLLRLIAGFETPSEGEVHVAGTPPTPGVTSGVVFQQPRLFPWRTVGGNVDLALKYAKVPRERRAERREELLERVGLEGTAKRKIWEISGGQQQRVAIARALAAETPLFLLDEPFAALDALTRERLQEDVRQVSAESGRTTVFVTHSADEAAFLGSRIVVLTRRPGKIALDLPVELPRTGVDAHELRRSPEYLKLRTEVSEAVKLAAA; translated from the coding sequence ATGTCATCGCCAAGCAGTGACGCGCCCGGCGGACTGAAGATCAAGAACGTCGCACACCGCTACGGTCGCGGCTCGGATGAGGTGACCGCGCTCGGGCCACTGGATCTGCATGTCGAGCCCGGCTCGTTCCTGGTCTTGGTGGGGGCGTCGGGGTGTGGCAAGAGCACCCTGTTGCGTCTGATCGCCGGGTTCGAAACGCCTTCCGAGGGTGAGGTTCACGTGGCCGGTACGCCGCCGACACCCGGGGTGACCTCGGGCGTGGTGTTCCAGCAGCCGAGGCTGTTCCCGTGGCGCACCGTCGGCGGCAACGTGGACCTGGCACTCAAGTACGCCAAGGTGCCGCGGGAGCGCCGGGCCGAGCGGCGTGAGGAGCTGCTGGAGCGGGTCGGCCTGGAAGGCACGGCCAAACGCAAGATCTGGGAGATCAGTGGCGGGCAGCAGCAGCGTGTGGCGATCGCGCGGGCGCTGGCTGCCGAGACCCCGTTGTTCCTGTTGGACGAGCCGTTCGCGGCGCTGGATGCGCTGACCCGCGAGCGGTTGCAGGAGGATGTCCGGCAGGTGAGTGCGGAGTCCGGTCGCACAACGGTTTTCGTGACGCACAGTGCCGACGAGGCCGCGTTCCTGGGATCGCGGATCGTGGTGCTGACCCGCCGGCCCGGCAAGATCGCCCTCGACCTGCCGGTGGAACTGCCACGCACCGGAGTCGACGCGCACGAACTGCGCCGGTCGCCGGAGTACCTCAAGTTGCGCACGGAGGTCAGTGAGGCCGTGAAACTGGCCGCCGCCTGA
- a CDS encoding zinc-binding alcohol dehydrogenase family protein produces MSTMRAIVLDGFGGLDHLVYTDIPKPEPKAGEVVIKIKGFGINHAEMHMRRGEWAEAAPVSGIECVGIVDSCPGGEFPIGAKVAALMGGLGRTINGSYAEYTRVRGANVALIDADLPWAQLAALPETYATAWTCLFRNINLQSGQTLVIRGATSSFGQAAVKLAVNAGARVIATTRSIDRFALLESLGVDRAEKEVPDLSGHLAESGKVDAVLDLVGNSTILDSLEMLRRGGTACLAGWLGGLDPIPDFNPLLQMASGVNLTFFGSFVFGSPGFPLSDVPLGDIARQVADGGLQAAPSRVFTFDQIRDAHEVMESGEAGGKMVVVV; encoded by the coding sequence ATGAGCACCATGCGCGCCATCGTTCTCGACGGCTTCGGCGGGCTCGATCACCTCGTCTATACCGACATTCCCAAGCCTGAGCCCAAGGCAGGCGAAGTGGTCATCAAGATCAAGGGATTCGGGATCAATCACGCCGAAATGCACATGCGGCGCGGCGAATGGGCCGAAGCCGCTCCCGTCAGCGGCATCGAATGCGTCGGCATCGTCGACTCGTGTCCCGGCGGCGAATTTCCCATCGGCGCGAAAGTCGCCGCACTCATGGGCGGATTGGGCCGCACCATCAACGGGAGCTATGCCGAGTACACCCGGGTGCGCGGCGCGAACGTCGCACTGATCGACGCTGACCTGCCGTGGGCCCAGCTGGCCGCTCTGCCCGAAACCTACGCCACGGCGTGGACCTGCCTGTTCCGCAACATCAACCTGCAGTCCGGCCAGACCCTGGTGATCCGCGGCGCCACATCATCGTTCGGCCAGGCCGCGGTCAAGCTCGCCGTCAACGCGGGGGCCAGGGTCATCGCCACCACCCGCAGCATCGACCGATTCGCATTGCTGGAAAGTCTCGGCGTCGATCGCGCAGAAAAGGAAGTGCCTGACCTGAGCGGGCACCTCGCTGAGTCCGGAAAGGTCGACGCGGTGCTCGACCTGGTCGGCAACAGCACGATCCTCGACTCCCTGGAGATGCTGCGCCGCGGCGGAACCGCTTGCCTGGCAGGATGGTTGGGTGGACTCGACCCGATCCCCGACTTCAACCCACTGCTGCAGATGGCCAGCGGCGTCAATCTGACGTTCTTCGGAAGCTTCGTGTTCGGCTCACCTGGGTTCCCGCTGTCCGACGTGCCGTTGGGCGACATCGCCCGCCAGGTCGCCGACGGCGGGTTGCAGGCCGCGCCGTCGCGGGTCTTCACCTTCGATCAGATCCGCGACGCACATGAGGTCATGGAGTCCGGCGAAGCAGGCGGGAAGATGGTGGTGGTCGTCTGA
- a CDS encoding haloacid dehalogenase type II, with protein sequence MRPAVLVFDVNETLIDIESLRPHFERMFRDPQVLREWFGQLVMYSMAITMSGRYTDFFALGQGVLRMTAEVHGVELGDDDLHALTDSMRTMPAHADVAEGLQGLRDSGYRLVTLTNSPHSDGPTPLDNAGLAGYFEHQFTVGDQRIFKPAPSLYTGVADYLGLEPSDCMMVAAHMWDTLGAQAAGFSGALISRPGNAVLRAPDVPQPTVIASDLLQLNRILEEQS encoded by the coding sequence ATGCGGCCCGCGGTGCTGGTGTTCGACGTCAACGAGACCCTCATCGACATCGAGTCCCTGCGGCCACATTTCGAGCGAATGTTCCGCGACCCACAGGTCCTGCGCGAATGGTTCGGCCAGCTCGTCATGTACTCCATGGCCATCACGATGTCGGGGCGATACACCGATTTCTTCGCCCTTGGGCAAGGAGTCCTGCGGATGACCGCCGAGGTCCACGGAGTCGAACTCGGCGACGACGATCTGCACGCGCTCACCGACAGCATGCGAACGATGCCGGCACACGCCGATGTCGCCGAGGGGCTGCAGGGTCTGCGCGACAGTGGCTATCGCCTTGTCACCCTCACGAATTCGCCGCACAGCGATGGACCAACACCGCTGGACAACGCCGGACTGGCGGGGTATTTCGAGCACCAGTTCACGGTCGGTGACCAACGCATCTTCAAGCCGGCACCGTCGCTGTATACCGGCGTCGCCGACTACCTGGGGTTAGAGCCCTCGGACTGCATGATGGTCGCCGCCCACATGTGGGACACCCTGGGCGCCCAGGCCGCCGGCTTCAGCGGAGCACTCATCTCCCGCCCCGGCAATGCCGTGCTGCGAGCACCAGATGTGCCCCAACCCACCGTCATCGCATCAGACCTCTTGCAGCTAAACCGTATTCTGGAGGAACAATCATGA
- a CDS encoding alpha/beta fold hydrolase, whose product MTVHHRYATVDGQRLFYREAGAPDAPAIVLLHGFPTSSYMFRDLIPRLAERYHVIAPDHLGYGHSDAPSVTEFDYTFDALADLTDGLLSQLGVSRYAIYVQDYGAPIGWRLALRHPEAVTAIVSQNGNGYDEGFVESFWNGVWAYQREQTPETEAGVRTALSVDGIKWQYLTGVSDESLVNPDTWVHDAAMVSRPGNDLVQLKLFRDYATNAPLYPTLHEYLRTSAVPVLAVWGEGDPIFGPDGARAFAKDAVDAEIHLLDGGHFLLETHVDQVAALIDDFLQRRVG is encoded by the coding sequence ATGACCGTTCATCATCGCTACGCCACCGTCGACGGGCAGCGGCTGTTCTACCGCGAAGCCGGCGCACCGGACGCCCCGGCGATCGTGCTGCTGCACGGCTTCCCGACGAGCTCGTACATGTTCCGCGACCTCATCCCCCGGCTGGCCGAGCGCTACCACGTCATCGCCCCCGACCACCTGGGCTACGGCCACTCCGACGCACCATCGGTCACCGAGTTCGACTACACCTTCGACGCGCTGGCCGACCTCACAGACGGTCTACTGAGCCAACTCGGGGTGTCCCGCTACGCGATCTACGTCCAGGACTACGGCGCCCCCATCGGCTGGCGCCTGGCACTGCGGCATCCGGAGGCCGTCACGGCGATCGTCAGCCAGAACGGCAACGGCTACGACGAGGGCTTCGTCGAGAGCTTCTGGAACGGTGTCTGGGCCTACCAGCGCGAGCAGACCCCCGAGACCGAGGCCGGCGTGCGGACCGCGCTGAGCGTCGACGGCATCAAATGGCAGTACCTGACCGGGGTTTCCGACGAAAGCCTGGTAAACCCCGACACCTGGGTGCACGACGCGGCGATGGTGTCCCGGCCGGGCAATGATCTGGTGCAGCTCAAGCTGTTCCGCGACTACGCGACCAATGCCCCGCTGTACCCCACGCTGCACGAATACCTGCGCACCAGTGCGGTGCCCGTGCTCGCGGTGTGGGGCGAGGGAGATCCGATCTTCGGGCCCGACGGCGCGCGCGCCTTCGCCAAGGACGCCGTCGACGCCGAGATCCACCTGCTCGACGGCGGGCACTTCCTGCTGGAGACCCATGTCGACCAGGTCGCCGCATTGATCGACGATTTCCTGCAGCGTCGGGTCGGCTGA
- a CDS encoding TetR/AcrR family transcriptional regulator: MSSDAEGGRGRGGAAANGTSRRDELLTVAAKLFAARGYHGTRMDDVAEAVGLNKATVYHYYSSKSLILYDIYKSTADFTVEALHDDPTASARETIYNFTRRLLVGIAGDLERAAVYFQEGPYIAEWFTEEQVAYIRHAETQVYEHVRDVIDRGIASGEFYDCDSHVLALGYIGMTLGSYRWLRPHGRRTAQEIAVEFSTALLRGLIRDETVRNESPLGVEVDEKA, translated from the coding sequence ATGTCATCAGACGCAGAGGGCGGCCGGGGCCGCGGCGGTGCGGCCGCCAACGGGACATCCCGCCGAGATGAGCTGCTGACTGTCGCGGCCAAACTGTTCGCCGCCCGCGGCTATCACGGCACCCGGATGGACGACGTCGCCGAAGCCGTCGGCCTGAACAAGGCCACGGTCTATCACTACTACTCGAGCAAGTCGCTGATCCTCTACGACATCTACAAGAGCACCGCGGACTTCACCGTCGAGGCCCTGCACGACGACCCCACCGCGTCGGCCCGGGAAACCATCTACAACTTCACCCGGCGGTTGCTGGTCGGCATCGCGGGCGACCTCGAGCGTGCGGCGGTCTACTTTCAGGAAGGCCCCTACATCGCGGAGTGGTTCACCGAGGAGCAGGTGGCCTACATCCGGCACGCCGAGACTCAGGTCTACGAGCATGTGCGCGACGTGATCGACCGCGGCATCGCCAGCGGCGAGTTCTACGACTGCGATTCGCATGTGCTGGCGCTGGGCTACATCGGGATGACGCTGGGCTCCTACCGCTGGTTGCGCCCGCACGGCCGACGGACCGCCCAGGAGATCGCCGTCGAGTTCAGCACGGCGCTGCTGCGCGGGCTGATCCGCGACGAGACGGTGCGCAACGAATCCCCGCTCGGGGTCGAGGTCGACGAGAAGGCTTAG
- a CDS encoding SDR family oxidoreductase, which yields MTDLFRLDGKVAVVTGGGRGIGLMMARGLLQAGASVYISSRKEAELAAAVEALSPLGRISAVPADLGTAEGVAALTAAVTGREDALHALFNNAGAAWGAPYEEFPESGFDKVYDVNVKGVFLLTRALTPLLNSAATEDDPARVINTGSIDGIVAPGKGRDNFSYSASKAAVHMLTKHLAGELAPKILVNAIAPGLFESRMTKEMLRAGSEEVGAVLPLGRIGRPDDIAGISVFLASRASAYITGAVIPVDGGVSTIR from the coding sequence ATGACTGATCTGTTCCGACTGGACGGCAAGGTCGCCGTCGTCACCGGCGGCGGCCGCGGTATCGGCCTGATGATGGCCAGGGGCCTGCTGCAAGCCGGGGCATCCGTATACATCTCCAGCCGTAAGGAAGCCGAGCTGGCCGCGGCGGTGGAGGCGCTGTCGCCGCTCGGCCGGATCTCCGCGGTGCCCGCCGACCTGGGCACCGCGGAAGGCGTCGCCGCCCTCACCGCCGCCGTGACCGGCCGCGAGGACGCCCTCCACGCGCTGTTCAACAACGCGGGCGCGGCCTGGGGCGCACCGTACGAGGAGTTCCCCGAATCCGGGTTCGACAAGGTCTACGACGTCAACGTCAAAGGTGTGTTCCTGTTGACCCGGGCGCTCACCCCGTTGCTGAATTCCGCTGCCACCGAGGATGATCCGGCCCGCGTGATCAACACCGGCAGCATCGACGGCATCGTCGCGCCCGGCAAGGGCCGCGACAACTTCTCCTACAGCGCCAGCAAGGCCGCCGTGCACATGCTGACGAAGCACCTCGCCGGTGAACTGGCCCCGAAGATCCTCGTCAACGCGATCGCCCCGGGCCTGTTCGAATCCCGGATGACCAAGGAGATGCTGCGCGCCGGCTCGGAAGAGGTAGGTGCCGTTCTTCCCTTGGGCCGGATCGGCCGGCCCGACGACATCGCCGGCATCTCGGTGTTCCTGGCCAGCCGCGCCAGCGCCTACATCACCGGCGCGGTCATCCCGGTCGACGGCGGCGTCAGCACCATCAGGTGA
- a CDS encoding DoxX family protein has product MHTTLWIITIIAAAAYAAGGTTMLVTSRERYRSMGKTQHWVDDFGDGHLKAIGAIKLAGAIGLVLPVAVGIAPVLTPLAACGLALFMAGAATTRFRRSEWLYMAGDIVYLGVFAFLAWGWFTLPVT; this is encoded by the coding sequence ATGCACACCACCCTCTGGATCATCACCATCATCGCCGCTGCGGCCTACGCCGCAGGCGGCACCACCATGCTCGTGACGTCGCGGGAGCGGTACCGGTCGATGGGAAAGACGCAGCATTGGGTCGACGACTTCGGCGACGGTCACCTCAAGGCGATCGGGGCCATCAAACTGGCCGGCGCGATCGGCCTGGTGCTACCCGTCGCGGTGGGCATCGCACCGGTGCTGACCCCGCTGGCCGCCTGCGGGCTGGCCCTGTTCATGGCCGGTGCGGCCACGACGAGATTCCGCCGCAGCGAGTGGCTCTACATGGCCGGCGACATCGTCTATCTCGGCGTGTTCGCGTTCCTGGCCTGGGGCTGGTTCACCCTGCCCGTCACCTGA